Sequence from the Mycoplasma cottewii genome:
CAATTAGAAACAAGCATTTCACAAGTAAAAGAAAAAATAAATACTCTTAAAGAAAAAACAGAATCATTAACTCGACAGTATCAAGATAATAAAGCTAAAATTAATGAATTTGATCAATCACTTACACAACTTAAAACTCAAAGAGATTCATTGAAACAAACTTTAGAAAAATTAGAGCAAGAAAACCTAGTAAAGATAGAGCTTTACTAACATTTAGAACGCAAATAAATGATTTAGAATCTCGAATTAAAGATCTTAATGAAAGAACATGAACACTTAGTAAAGAAAACGAAGAAAGCAGAAAACTTATTAATGAAATAAAACGACAAATAGATGCAACAATGAAAGAATCGGCAAACCTAAGGGGTGTTATATCTGTTCAAGAACAAGCAAATATTAATTTACATAATAGTAACCTAGACAAAGAGAGAACAGAAGAACCTGAAGCATTTATAAAACTTGAAGCAATTCAACGTGAATTACAAGGTGTTGAAAGTGATCTTCAAAATCAGCAAGACGAACAATCTAATTTACAAAATATCTTAGGAGGAAGAACAAAAATAAAAGAAGGATTAGAAATGCAAGTATCTAATTTACAAAGAATACTTGACAACTTAAAAGAGATCATGCTCAAAAACAAGAAGATAATAAAAATTATGTTAGTCTTATTTCAAAAATGATAAGTGATGTTTGAGAAAAACTACTAAAAAAACTATTTGAGCACTTGATACTTATGCTTCTATCCTATCCCGTTTTAACGATGAAAAAATAAATACTTGTAAATTAGAGATTTCGAATTGAGAGATAGAAATCAATCTGACAAAAAAGTTAGTCGCGGAAAATTTCAAGTAGTATCGAATGAAATTTTTTCCTTCAATCAATCACTATAGATTTAGATATAGATTTTATTTACCCTGAAAGTAGACCTCATAAGATAGAAGGTAATAAATTAGTTGAAATAGGTTATAGAAAAAATTTTTACAAAATGGAATTGGCAGTAGTACAGAGGGACTTCCAGCGGCCAAGATTTAATTTCTATATATGAACCATTAATTGATGTAAATGAAGTGCCTGAGTATTTACCTTGGTTTATTCAATCTTTAGATTCTGCATTTTTAGAAATAAATTCTCTTCTATAAAAATCTGGAAAAATGAGATGTTTCAAACATAATAGTTATGAACTATACATTTAGACTTGCTACAAAATTTAATCATCCGATTGGTAATTGAAACGTTTCAAATGTGAGATTTATGCGTAGAACTTTTGCAGGTGCACAAGGTTTTAAACGAAATATCTCAAAATGAAATATTCGAAAACATGTAAAAACTTTTGCTTTTGTAACTATTAAATCAGGTAATTGAAATGAACCTTATTGAAGCAATAATCTGCCAGAAACTATTCGAAATAGATATATTCGAGACACAACACCTGGTGGTCTTGACCGATTAAGACATGAGGATGGTTCAGATGGTGGAGGTAATCTAGAATGAATACTAGATGTAGATCTCTAGTGATCATTTAACTTGCTAAATTAATAAGGAGGATAGTTTTATGAAATGATATAAATTAATTGCTTTAAGTACAATTTTTATACCCTCATCGATTTTCATACCAACTATAAGTTCTTTTACTTATTTAAAACAAGATTCTAATCAAACAATCACTGAAAAGATTAATACTTTTAATAGATTAATAACTAGTATCGGTTCAAAAGTAAAAGAAATTGAAAAAGAAAGCAAAAAACTTTTAACAAAATTATCAGATCAAAAACAAAATATATCTAGTTTAGAACAACAAATTACTGACATTAAATTAGAAAGAGATATGTTGAATGCATCAATTGAATCGTTGAATACACATGATGCGAGTTTGAAATGAAGAAAATTTATATTAGAACGCTGAAAAAATCAATTAGATAAAGATATATCATCAATACAACAACTAATTGATAAATTAAAAGAAGAAAAAGAACGAATTGAAGAAGAATATTCACGCCTATCTTCTCAATTAACAGCATTGAAATCTGAAAAAGATGAATTACAAAGAGATTTAGATTCATTAAGAACTCGTCATCAAGAGTTAGTTAATATTCAACAAGATATCCAAGGTAAAATAAATTCTCATATTCGACAAGCAGAAACTATTAAACAACAAATAGATCAGAAAAAAATGAAAATTGATCAAATAGTATCTAATATGAAGTCTACGGATAAAATTATGAGAGAAGTTAATTCACGAATAGGTATATTAGATAGTGAAAGAATAAAGTTAGAAGCAGAAATTAAACCTTGAATTTCTGCCAATGATGCAGAACAAAACCGAAACAACGCTTTAGTAAATAGATGAATTATACCAACTATTACTGAAATTTGAAATAATAACATGAAAGATACTATTTGAGCTGGAGAAACATTTGAAAGTGTAGTAAACCGTTTTAATAAAGTAGTAAATAATAAAGATTTAAAATTTAAACTAACTAATATCCCAGCTTTAGATAGAAAAGTTTCGCAAACTCAATCTTTAATTTTTGACGTTGAACAAAATGATAAAACTGTCTTAAGACTAACTTTAGAAGCAGGAGAATTACATCCAGAAGAGAGACGTAATCCAGTTATAGAAAATGGTGAACTAAAAAAATTCGGTTATGTAAAAGAAAGCCTAAATGGTAAATCATATATAAGAATTGTATTCGATGATTCTATACACACCGTTCCAGAAAAACTACCTTGGTTTATTACTAGCTTAAGAGATATGCTTCGCTTGAATCAGAAAACTGTAGAAATAAAAAATATGGAAAAATGAGATACTTCAAATATAAAAGATATGTCAAGTGCCTTTGAACGTACAAGATTTTTTAACCAAGACATATCAAATTGAGATGTTTCGAATGTCGAAGATGTTAATCGTATGTTTGCTGGTGCTCAAAGTTTTAGACAAAATATTGGGCATTGAGATTTATGCAGAGTTAATACACTTAACTTTGTAACCCCAAATTCTGGAAATTGAACACAATTTTATTGAGATTCTAATTTACCAACAGTAATTCATAATAGATTCACTCAAAATAGTGGACAATTTGACTCTAGAACAAATGTTCTTGTTTATATAAGACCATCTGGTAATTGTTAGAACCTATTAATTAAAAATGTGAGCGCTTCTAAGATTACTTTTTATATAAGCAATTAAGTTTCATCTTAATTATATAGACGTTTATCTAACAAGTCCTAGCAGACATACAGTGAAAACGAAAAGACATAGAGCTAAAAACAACTTCTTTAAAGGAGTTGTTTTTTGTTTAATTTATATAATGATTGAAAGATTCCTTATTTATGAATAAACATTAAAATTTTGTTAAGTAATTTTCTCTTTTATATTATCTTTTTAATAGTGTTATAATTAATTAAGTATAAAGAACATTCCTATTTTCGTAAGAAGAAAGGACTAGATATTAAAATGGATATTTGAGAAATATATCTGATTATTACCGCAGGTACAGCATTAATTATTTTACTAACACAAGCTGTTATTATTTGATATCTAATATGATCTAAAACTAGAAAAAAAATCATTGCAGAACGTATAAAAGAAGCTAAACTAGAAAGAAAGAAAATTGTTGCAGAAGGTTATAAAGATATAAATGATGCAAAAAGAATTTTTGAAAAAGAAGTTGAAATTCAAAAAGCAGAACTGCAAGAACTTAAAAATAATTTAAATTTACAACAATCTAACATAGAAGCAGATAAAAAATTAAACGAAGCTAAAGCTCAAAGATTAGAATTAAGACTATCTGATCTTGATAAAAGAAAACAACAATTAGACAACCGAGAAGATGAAATTATTTCAAGTTTAGAAGAAATTTCAAATTTCACTAAATCTCAAGCAAAAGAATTATTAATTAAAAAAATAGAAGAAAGAAATCAAAAAGATTTATTAGCTATTTTAAAAAATGCAGAAACTGAAGCTTATAGTAAATCAAAATTATTAGCTGCTAATATTATTGTTTCAGCTATGGAAAGAATTAAAGTTGATGTAGCTAATCAAAAAACTTCTAATATTATAAAACTTCCAAATGATGATATGAAAGGTCGTATTATTGGAAAAGATGGAAGAAATATGAAAACATTTGAACAAGTTGGTGGAGTTGATATTGTTATTGATGAAACACCCAATACAATTACTGTTTCATGTTTCAACCCTATAAGAAGAGAAATTGCTTCAAGAGCATTAGAAACTTTAATTAATGATGGAAGAATTCAACCGGTTAAAATTGAACAAGAACTAAAAAAACAAGAACAAGAAGTTAACCAGATTATTGAAGAATATGGAATTAAAGTCATTGAAGAATTAGATATTAATGATCTTGATTTTGAATTAGTCAAATTACTTGGTAAATTACACTTTAGAACAAGTTATGGTCAAAATGTTTTAACTCACTCAATTGAAGTTGCTAAGTTAAGTGGATCAATTGCTGCTGAGCTAGGATTAGATGTTAAAAAAGCGGTTAGAGCTGGTTTATTACACGATATTGGTAAAGCAGTTGATTTTGAAAATGAAGGAAGTCACGTTGTTTTAGGAGCTGAAATAGCTAGAAAATATGGTGAAGATGAAATTATAGTTAATGCTATTGAATCTCATCACGAAGATGTTGAAAAAACAAATGAAATTTCAGCAATAGTTGCAATAGCAGATTCAGTTTCAGCATCGCGTCCTGGTGCTAGAAATAATGGTATTGGTGAATTTATACTAAGAATGCATGAGATTGAAAAAATAGGTAATCAAATTCCAGGTGTTGCTAAAACTTATGCTTTACAATCAGGTCGACAAATAAGATTGATAGTTGATCCTGTTGTTGTTTCAGATTTAGAATTAAACCAAGTATTGCATCAAATGAGTGAAGCAATTAAAAAACATGTAATTGTACCTGGTGAAATTACAATTACAGTCATAAGAGAAAGAAAAGAAGTTCAAGTATTAAAATAACTTCTTTTTCTTATCTTAAAATTAATTTCTTAATAAATTTAGTAGGAATGAATTTTACTAACTTTTGATATAATAATTAAGATTGAAAAAGGAGAAATAAACATGGGATTTGGTGATTTTTTATCAAAAAGAATGCAAAAAAGCATTGAAAAAAATATGAAAAAATCAACTTTAACTGAAGAAAATATTAAAGATACTTTAAAAGAAATAAGATTAGCTTTATTAGAAGCTGACGTTAATGTTGAAGCAGTAAAAGAAATTATTAGTAAAGTAAAAGAAAAAGCTTTAGGTGATTATATTCAAGATGGAGCAAACGCTCATCAACAAATGGTAAAAATTGTTCATAGTGAATTAGTTGAAATTCTTGGAAAAATAAATTCTCCTTTAGAACTTTCTAAAAAACCTACTGTAATTATGATGGCAGGATTACAAGGTAGTGGTAAAACTACTTCAACTTGTAAATTAGCTTATTATTTAACAAAAAAACAAAAGAAAAAAGTTTTAATGGTTGGATTAGATATTTATAGACCAGGAGCTATTGAACAATTAGTACAACTAGGTGAGAAAAATAATATTGATGTATTTGAAAAACAAAAACAAGATCCAACAATTACAGCAAAACAAGCATTAGAATATGCACAAGAAAATAATTATGATGTTGTTATTTTAGATACAGCAGGTAGATTACAAATCGATCAAGTTTTAATGGATGAATTAGATAATTTACGTAAAATAACTTCACCAAGTGAAATTTTATTAGTAGTTGATGGAATGGTTGGTCAAGAAATCATTAACGTTACAAATGAATTTAATAAACAATTAAAATTATCTGGAGTTATTGTAACTAAATTAGATGGTGATGCTAGAGGGGGAGCTACTCTATCAATTACATATCTAACTAAACTTCCAATTAAATTTATCGGAGAAGGTGAAGGAGTTAGTTCACTAAATGCATTCTATCCAAAAAGAATGGCTGATAGATTAATGGGTATGGGAGATATTGAAACACTGTTTGAAAAAGCTGTTGAAAATATCGATGAACGTTCAATGCAAAAAACAATGACACGTATGTTTATGGGTCAATTTGATTTAGAAGATCTAAGAAATCAATTAGCTCAAGTTGGTAAAATGGGTAGTTTAAATAAATTAATGAAAATGCTTCCAACAAATAAAATAAGTGATTCTCAAATTGAAGACGCACAAAGAAAATTAGCTGTTTTTTCAGTTTTAATGGATTCTATGACTTTAAAAGAAAGACGTGATCCTAGAGTTTTAAAAGCAATTAGCCGTAAAAATAGAATTATTAAAGGGTCAGGTAGAACTGAAAAAGAATTTAATGAGTTAATTAATTCATTTGAAAAAGGTAAAAAACAAGTTATGGAAATGACTAAAATGTTAAAAAGCGGAAGAATGCCAAACTTTAATAAAGGTGGATTTAAATTCTAATTTATGAAAATTAAAATAATTTGTTTTGGAAAATTAGATAAAAAGTTTTTATTCAAGCATTTGATGACTATTTATCTAGAGTTAATAAATTTTGTGATTTAGAAGTTATTGAGCTTAAAGAAGAATTTAATGGAGAATTAAATAAAGTAAAAGAAATTAATTCTCAACTATTAATAAATAAAATTAATAATTATAAAGATTATGAAAAAATTATTTTAGATGTTAATTCTAAATTAGTTTCATCTGAAGAATTAGCTTTAAAAATACAAAATAATAAAGACTTTAAATCAGGTAAATTACTTTTTGTTATTGGACCTAGTGATGGATATACTGATCAATTTAAATCTATGTTTAATAATAAGATTTCTTTAGCAAAAATCACTTTACCTCATCAATTGTTTAGAGTAGTTTTAATAGAACAAATATATCGCTCATTTAAAATTATTAATAATGAAAAATATCATAAATAAAAATTTGTAGGTGTTAAGTAAAAATACTTGACACCTTTTATTTATATTGATATGATAATTAAGGTCTAAAATAAATAAATTATAGGAGGAAGAAAATGGTTAAATTAAGACTAAAAAGAATCGGTAAAAAACAAGCACCATTCTACAGAATAGTTGCTGCAGATTCACGTGTTAATCGTAATGGTAAATATATTGAATTAGTTGGTACATTCAACCCATTAAACAATGAAGTTAAAATTGATAAAGAATTAACTTTAAAATGATTACAAAATGGAGCTCAACCAACTGATACAGTTAGAACTTTATTATCACAACAAGGTATCTTAAAAGCTTTACACGAAGCTAAACAAGCAAATAAAGCTAAATAATTTAAATTAAACATATAAGGAGTATTTGATGAATGACAAATTAATTGAGTTTGGTACTATAGTAAATACGTTCGGTATCAAAGGGTTTGTAAAAATTGTTATAGATTCAGATATTACTATTGATGATATTAAAAAAATTAATGTCATATTCGTTAAAATTCAAAATACTTTTCAAGTTTTAAGAGTTGAAAATATAGAACAAGTTCAAAATAAAAACTTTTTACTTGTTAAGTTCTTAAATTTAGACAATATAAATCAAGTTGTAAAATTTAAAAATATCAGAGCTTATTGTTCAAATGAAGATAACAACATTTTGAAAGTAAAAAGCTTAATTGGTTTTGAATTTAAAAGTTTAAAAACAAATGGAATTGTAGTTGATTATATGAGTAATTCAGCTCAAGAACTAGTTAAAATAAAATCTGATGATAAACAGTTTTGAGTTCCTATTGTTGATGTTTATATAGATTCAATAGACTGAGAAAACGAAGTTATCATAGCTAAAGACATTGAAGGTTTAAAATAGATGAAGTTTACAATTATTACATTATTTCCACAAATGATTAAATCTTATATATCTGAATCAATTATTAAAAAAGCCATTCAAAAAAATGCAATTGAAGTTGAGATTTTAGATATTAGAGATTTTACTAATCTAAGTCATAACCAAGTTGATGATTATCAATATGGTGGTGGAAAAGGAATGGTTTTAATGCCTCAGCCAGTTGTTAGTGCAATTGAATCAGTTAAAACTGATGATTCAATAGTAATATTAACAACTCCACAAGGAAAAACTTGAAATCAAAATTTATCAAAACAATATGCAAATAACTATGAACATATAATTATAGTTTGTGGTCATTATGAAGGTTTTGATGAAAGAATTTTAGATTATGTTGATGTTGAAATTTCAATTGGAGATTATGTTTTAACAGGAGGAGAATTACCTGCATTAATTATGCTTGATTCAATTTCAAGAATTTTACCTAATGTAATTGCAACTGAATCTCATCAAAATGAAAGTTTTGAAAACAATTTATTAGATCATCCTGTTTATACTAAACCTTATGATTTTAGAGGAAAAAAAGTTCCAGATGTTCTATTAAGTGGTCATCATGCAAATATTTCAAAATGAAGAGATGAACAACAAATAATTAATACTTTTAAAAAAAGACCAGATTTAATTGATGAATCAAAATTAAATAAAATTCAATTAGAACTATACAAAAAAATGAAAGGAGAACAATAATATGAGTTCAAAAGCTACAAAAACTATGAAATCAAAATATGATATTGTAAACAACCAATTACGTAATGACTTACCAGATTTTACATCAGGAGATACTATTAGAGTTGATGTAAAAATTAAAGAGGGGGATAAATTCCGTATTCAATCATTTGAAGGTTTAGTAATTAAAACTCAAGGATCAGGAATTACTTATTCAGTTGTTGTTAGAAAAATGTCAAACGGTGTATTTGTTGAAAGAACTTTCCCATTACACTCACCAATTATTGATTCAGTAACTTTAATTAAACGTGGACGTGTACGTAGAGCAAGAATTTACTACATTAGAAAACTTTCAGGTAAATCTGCAAGAATTAAAGAAATTATGCCAACTAAAGAAAAAAAATAATACTAAATTAATTGCATCACAATTAGTATCAACTACATTGTGATGTTTTTTATATTTTATATTAGTATAATTTATATT
This genomic interval carries:
- the trmD gene encoding tRNA (guanosine(37)-N1)-methyltransferase TrmD; the protein is MKFTIITLFPQMIKSYISESIIKKAIQKNAIEVEILDIRDFTNLSHNQVDDYQYGGGKGMVLMPQPVVSAIESVKTDDSIVILTTPQGKTWNQNLSKQYANNYEHIIIVCGHYEGFDERILDYVDVEISIGDYVLTGGELPALIMLDSISRILPNVIATESHQNESFENNLLDHPVYTKPYDFRGKKVPDVLLSGHHANISKWRDEQQIINTFKKRPDLIDESKLNKIQLELYKKMKGEQ
- the rny gene encoding ribonuclease Y, encoding MDIWEIYLIITAGTALIILLTQAVIIWYLIWSKTRKKIIAERIKEAKLERKKIVAEGYKDINDAKRIFEKEVEIQKAELQELKNNLNLQQSNIEADKKLNEAKAQRLELRLSDLDKRKQQLDNREDEIISSLEEISNFTKSQAKELLIKKIEERNQKDLLAILKNAETEAYSKSKLLAANIIVSAMERIKVDVANQKTSNIIKLPNDDMKGRIIGKDGRNMKTFEQVGGVDIVIDETPNTITVSCFNPIRREIASRALETLINDGRIQPVKIEQELKKQEQEVNQIIEEYGIKVIEELDINDLDFELVKLLGKLHFRTSYGQNVLTHSIEVAKLSGSIAAELGLDVKKAVRAGLLHDIGKAVDFENEGSHVVLGAEIARKYGEDEIIVNAIESHHEDVEKTNEISAIVAIADSVSASRPGARNNGIGEFILRMHEIEKIGNQIPGVAKTYALQSGRQIRLIVDPVVVSDLELNQVLHQMSEAIKKHVIVPGEITITVIRERKEVQVLK
- the ffh gene encoding signal recognition particle protein, producing MGFGDFLSKRMQKSIEKNMKKSTLTEENIKDTLKEIRLALLEADVNVEAVKEIISKVKEKALGDYIQDGANAHQQMVKIVHSELVEILGKINSPLELSKKPTVIMMAGLQGSGKTTSTCKLAYYLTKKQKKKVLMVGLDIYRPGAIEQLVQLGEKNNIDVFEKQKQDPTITAKQALEYAQENNYDVVILDTAGRLQIDQVLMDELDNLRKITSPSEILLVVDGMVGQEIINVTNEFNKQLKLSGVIVTKLDGDARGGATLSITYLTKLPIKFIGEGEGVSSLNAFYPKRMADRLMGMGDIETLFEKAVENIDERSMQKTMTRMFMGQFDLEDLRNQLAQVGKMGSLNKLMKMLPTNKISDSQIEDAQRKLAVFSVLMDSMTLKERRDPRVLKAISRKNRIIKGSGRTEKEFNELINSFEKGKKQVMEMTKMLKSGRMPNFNKGGFKF
- a CDS encoding ribosome maturation factor RimM gives rise to the protein MNDKLIEFGTIVNTFGIKGFVKIVIDSDITIDDIKKINVIFVKIQNTFQVLRVENIEQVQNKNFLLVKFLNLDNINQVVKFKNIRAYCSNEDNNILKVKSLIGFEFKSLKTNGIVVDYMSNSAQELVKIKSDDKQFWVPIVDVYIDSIDWENEVIIAKDIEGLK
- a CDS encoding BspA family leucine-rich repeat surface protein, whose amino-acid sequence is MKWYKLIALSTIFIPSSIFIPTISSFTYLKQDSNQTITEKINTFNRLITSIGSKVKEIEKESKKLLTKLSDQKQNISSLEQQITDIKLERDMLNASIESLNTHDASLKWRKFILERWKNQLDKDISSIQQLIDKLKEEKERIEEEYSRLSSQLTALKSEKDELQRDLDSLRTRHQELVNIQQDIQGKINSHIRQAETIKQQIDQKKMKIDQIVSNMKSTDKIMREVNSRIGILDSERIKLEAEIKPWISANDAEQNRNNALVNRWIIPTITEIWNNNMKDTIWAGETFESVVNRFNKVVNNKDLKFKLTNIPALDRKVSQTQSLIFDVEQNDKTVLRLTLEAGELHPEERRNPVIENGELKKFGYVKESLNGKSYIRIVFDDSIHTVPEKLPWFITSLRDMLRLNQKTVEIKNMEKWDTSNIKDMSSAFERTRFFNQDISNWDVSNVEDVNRMFAGAQSFRQNIGHWDLCRVNTLNFVTPNSGNWTQFYWDSNLPTVIHNRFTQNSGQFDSRTNVLVYIRPSGNC
- a CDS encoding BspA family leucine-rich repeat surface protein, which gives rise to MIVMNYTFRLATKFNHPIGNWNVSNVRFMRRTFAGAQGFKRNISKWNIRKHVKTFAFVTIKSGNWNEPYWSNNLPETIRNRYIRDTTPGGLDRLRHEDGSDGGGNLEWILDVDL
- the rpsP gene encoding 30S ribosomal protein S16; protein product: MVKLRLKRIGKKQAPFYRIVAADSRVNRNGKYIELVGTFNPLNNEVKIDKELTLKWLQNGAQPTDTVRTLLSQQGILKALHEAKQANKAK
- the rplS gene encoding 50S ribosomal protein L19 — protein: MSSKATKTMKSKYDIVNNQLRNDLPDFTSGDTIRVDVKIKEGDKFRIQSFEGLVIKTQGSGITYSVVVRKMSNGVFVERTFPLHSPIIDSVTLIKRGRVRRARIYYIRKLSGKSARIKEIMPTKEKK
- a CDS encoding 23S rRNA (pseudouridine(1915)-N(3))-methyltransferase RlmH, with amino-acid sequence MELKEEFNGELNKVKEINSQLLINKINNYKDYEKIILDVNSKLVSSEELALKIQNNKDFKSGKLLFVIGPSDGYTDQFKSMFNNKISLAKITLPHQLFRVVLIEQIYRSFKIINNEKYHK
- a CDS encoding coiled-coil domain-containing protein; translated protein: MKLFKWFSLSVILIGSFVTVPIIATSKLIKNHELSNNQNPQGITQQLETSISQVKEKINTLKEKTESLTRQYQDNKAKINEFDQSLTQLKTQRDSLKQTLEKLEQENLVKIELY